In Pirellulales bacterium, the DNA window CGTCGATGTGCTGGGGGTTGATCTGGCGCGGCAGCGCGGCGGCATCGGCCGGCGGCTGATGGGGCGGGCGATCGAGTTGTCGCGGGCCAGCGGCGATTTGCTGTGGCTGGAGACGGAGAACGTGGCCAACGTGCCGTACTACGAATCGCTGGGGTACGTCGCGAGCGAGCGGCGCGATCCGGTGGCGGGCGGCCCGCCGACGATCGGCATGCGACGCGACTGCGATACTTAGTTGGCTCAGTTCGGGCCAATTGGTCGCGGAAAACGCGCTTCTCTCGTCGCTATGTAACACGCCCCGCCCGGCTTGCGCTTAGCTGCCAGTGGGCTATCTGGGTGACGCGCCGGGAGTGAATCGCCATGCCAAGGCACATTGTTTCGTTACAGAATTGCAGCGAGTTTCGGCAGACCTTGGAAGCGCGGCCGCCGGTTTTGTTGCACGCGACCGCCGCGCTGGCGATGGCGGCGATCGGCGTTGCGCTGGTGTGGGCCGCGCTGACCCCGGCGACCTTGGTGGTGCGTTCGACGGGGCGGGTGCGGCCTGTGGCGCAAACGGCGCCGGTCTTTGCGCCGGCGACCACCAAGGCCGATCTACGGATCGCGCGGGTGCTGCACCGCGAGGGAGATCGCGTGGCGCGGGGCGCGCCGCTGGCGGTGCTCGATACGCAGCGCTTGGAAAACGACGTGGCGCGGCTGACGCGCACGATCGCCACCACCGACGCGGAGCTGGTCAAGCTGGACGAACTGGCCGAGCGGTTGACCACGCAATTCGCCGCGGCCGAGGCCAAGGCGCAGGCCGAGCTTGAGCAGGCGACGCGCGAGATCGAGCGAACCAAGACATTGCGCGAGAGCGAAGCGCGGCGCATGGAAGCGGAATTGACTGCCGCCCGCGACCGGCATGAACGCAATTTGAAACTGGCGGCGACCAACGCCGTGACCGCGGCGACTGTGGTGGAAGGCGAGAGCAAGCTGCGCGAAAGCGAGGAGAAGTTGGCGACCGCGCGGCTGCCGGTGGACGAGAGCAAGCGCGCCGTGTTCGAGCGGGCATTGGCGCTGGTGGGCGAGGATCATCAGGTCAAGCTGGCCGAACTCGACGCGCGGCGGGTGGCCAAGCGCGGCGAGCGGGCCACCGCCGAGAAAGACCTGGCGAACTTGACGCTCGAACTCGAACAGGCCACGCTGCGCGCGCCGATCGACGGCGTGGTGACCAAGGGACGCTATCGCGTCGGCGATCGGATCGAGCCGGGCAAGGCGGCGTTTGAACTGGCGGCCGACGACGCCTATTGCTTCGAGGCGGCGGTGGTCAGTGAAGACGTGGGGCGATTGCGGCAACAGATGAAGGCGCGGGTCAAGTTCGACGCCTTCGACTTTCAGCGCTACGGCACGCTGGCGGGGGAGGTGTCGTTCATCTCGCCCGACTCGACGCTGCTGACCGAGCCGGCGGGGCGCGGCACGGTTTACGTGGTACGGGTGCGGCTGACGGGGCGCGAGTTGCGGCGGGGCGAGCTGCGCGGCGCCATTAAGCTAGGAATGGCCGGAACGGTGGAGATCGTCACCGATCGGCAGAGCGTGCTGATGGTGCTGGTGCGGCGGATTCGCTCGTCGATCAGCCTGGGTTAGCCGACGGCCTATTGCCGGATGAGCCACAACTCCGAGACCTGGCTGCCGCGGCCATTGTCTCCCAGACCGGGCTCGCGACTCCAGGAGAGTTCCAGCACGCCGTCGGCGGTGGCCTCGGCGGGGACATCGAACTCGATGGGACGCACCGGAAAGGGCTTTTGCACGAAGGGGTGCACCTCAAAACGCTCGTCGGCCACCAGGCGAATCATTTTGCGCAGCCCATCGCCGGCATAGACGACGCGGAGGCGATAGCGGGCGGCGGGATCGAGATTTTCGTAGCGAGCCTGGAGCGGCTGTTCCAATAGCGTCTCGGCATGATCGATCCACGAGTGGCGCCAGACGCCGCCGCCGGCGTTGTCTTCGTCGATGCCCTCGTCGAAGCCGACGTGCGACGAAAGGAGCGAGGCGGGATCTTCGGCAAACGGCA includes these proteins:
- a CDS encoding HlyD family efflux transporter periplasmic adaptor subunit → MPRHIVSLQNCSEFRQTLEARPPVLLHATAALAMAAIGVALVWAALTPATLVVRSTGRVRPVAQTAPVFAPATTKADLRIARVLHREGDRVARGAPLAVLDTQRLENDVARLTRTIATTDAELVKLDELAERLTTQFAAAEAKAQAELEQATREIERTKTLRESEARRMEAELTAARDRHERNLKLAATNAVTAATVVEGESKLRESEEKLATARLPVDESKRAVFERALALVGEDHQVKLAELDARRVAKRGERATAEKDLANLTLELEQATLRAPIDGVVTKGRYRVGDRIEPGKAAFELAADDAYCFEAAVVSEDVGRLRQQMKARVKFDAFDFQRYGTLAGEVSFISPDSTLLTEPAGRGTVYVVRVRLTGRELRRGELRGAIKLGMAGTVEIVTDRQSVLMVLVRRIRSSISLG